GCCAGCAATGGGTTGCCGACCTCCCAAAGGTCGGCCTCGTCAGGGTGCTCCAGGCGCTTGCGGGCCAGGACCTTCTGCGAGACCAGGTCGGCCCAGAAGGCCTCGGTCGGGGCGTGCAGATAGAGATCGACGGCCGTGTGCGCGGCGAGGGCCTGGAAGACCTCGATCAGGAGCGGCGGCAGGCTGGAGATCGCGAACAGGCTGATGCGCTCGGGCAGCCGGTCGCCCTGCCCTTCCCTGGAGGGCGCGGCGAGCGCCGCGAGGAGCCGGTCGATGACCGCGACCCGATGGGCACCTTCGATGTCGACGACGAGCCGCCGCCAGAGGACGGCCTGCCAGTCCGCGCCCTCGCCCGCGTCCCAGGCGCGGATCCGCTCGGGACGGTGGAGCTGATAGCGGTCGAAGAGGTCGGCGATGCGCCCGGCGAGCTGCCAGCGCTTGAGGGCCTGCCCATCATCGGCGAGATAGCCGCGCAGCGGTGCGAATTCGGGGACCTCCAAGAGCCCCGGCAGCGCGCCGAAGACCTGCCACGCAAGCTGCTCGATCGCGAGCGGGTCCTCCTCGGGCAGCTCGGCGAGGCGCTCGCGCGCGAGCTGCCAGACGAACGACGACGGCAGCGGGTACTGGAGGTTGGCCGCCACGCCGTGATGGCGGGCGAGCTGGAGATTGACCCAGCGCGCCATCGCCGGGCTCGGCGCGACGACGATCTCGGGCGCGAGCGGCGAGGCCAGCGGCGCCGCGGCGAGACGGTGCGCCAGGACATCGAACAGGGATTCGACGCGGTTCGAGCGGATGACTTGCAGCATGCGCCTCCAGGATGCCGAGGGTCCATCGCCGAGACGCTAAGATGCGGTGACCTCAGTTTGCGCATCGATGCTGTCCGTTCGACACCGCACCATCGATGCGGTTCGTTCCTCGCGGCATCCTACGATCGGATTGCGTTCAGTCGTCGTCAGGCGCCGGACAGCCGGCTCCACCGCTGGCCGAGCTGGACGATATGTTGAGACTCCTCGTCGGCCAGGAAGGCGAAGGTCTCGCGCAGGATCGGGTTGTCGGCCGAGCGCGCGAGGGCGGCGTAATGTTCGGCGGCGACCTGCTCGCGCGCCATTGCATAATCGAGGATGTCGTCGTCGCTCGGGTTCGACGGCAGCTCGGGAGCCAGTTCCATCGCCTCGAACTCGGACATCGAGGACGGCGCGTCGAGGCGCA
This portion of the Thioflavicoccus mobilis 8321 genome encodes:
- a CDS encoding ferritin family protein; the encoded protein is MNTTNEIDIETLARQRTVADLVNSAIRFEAAAEAFYMQLLGQVRAELQPLVAGLVVEEREHQARLRHLIDSGELIAELRVRLDAPSSMSEFEAMELAPELPSNPSDDDILDYAMAREQVAAEHYAALARSADNPILRETFAFLADEESQHIVQLGQRWSRLSGA